The sequence below is a genomic window from Pongo abelii isolate AG06213 chromosome 15, NHGRI_mPonAbe1-v2.0_pri, whole genome shotgun sequence.
GTCTAAGGCACCAAAAACAAGAGGCACCACCGATCCACCTCAGTACGTGCCCCCTCTCATCTTCTCATCTTCACATAAGATCGCCATGCTGTCATTCTCACTCCACTCACATCTGTTTGCCACTGTAGATGAGCCTCTGCTGTTGCGGGGGtattccctctttctcctccacaCGCTCCTTGATTCGCTCCACCTTTAGAGAGACAAGTAGTCAGGGGCTGCTGCTCAGGGGTAGGACCatggaaatggaaagaacaaGGGCTATGCAGACAGCATGAGAGCAAAAGGACCAAGTTCATAAGCATATGCAAACAAATATACATGGCAAGAAGTACATGAAGAGGAGTTGGGCATGCATCACCTTGTCTGTAGGTTCAATGTCAATCTCAATCTCCTTTCCGGTCAGCGTCTGAAACAGGCAATGGTTTCATGAGTCCTTAAAGCCCAATGTACAATTTGTCTTCTAGGTAAAACATCCTATCTTGGTCTTTGGGATCTACTGCCTTCTAAAAGATGCATATTCTCAGCAGCACTGCTTTGGGGAATGAGAAGGCTTTGAACATACcttcatttatcaaatatttttaggCTGTAAACAACTTTGATAGGGCAAGATTCTTTGAACCATCTGATCCTAATTCCATGAGTCATCTTCTAAAATCAGTCCCCCAAAATCAGTGAGAATATTGGCATTATTTTGGATGATATGGCAAtgaaaggttttatttatttatttatttatttatttatttatttttgagatggagtttcgctcttgttgaccaggctggagtgcaatggcacgatctcgactcactgcaacttctgcctcccaggttcaagcaattctcctgcctcagcctctggagtagctgggattacaggcatgcgctaccaggctcggctaattttgtatttttagtagagacaggatttctgcatgttgatcaggctggtctcaaactcccaacctcaggtgatccacccgcctcggcctcccaaagtgctgggattacaggcgtgagccactgcgcctggcctgaaaggTATCTTAAAAAAAGTCAGAAGGACCTTGTTCTAAATATCAATGCTAGAAATTAATATTCAGATAATTCGAAGAATTCTCAAGGACACCAGAAGTCATCTCtgagcagttttttaaaaaatgctagaattggctgagcatggtggctcacacctgcaatcccaacaccttgggagactgaggcgggaggatcacttcttgagcctaggagttccagagcagcctggacaacacggcgaaaccttgtctcaaccaaaaaaaaaaaaaaaaaaaaaaaaaaacaacaaaaattagctgagtgcagtggtgcatgcctgtagtaccagctatttgggaggctgaggtgggaggattgcttgagtccagaaattAGAGGCAGCAGCAGtaagccacgattgtgccactgtactccagcctgggcaacaccctcggaaaaaaaaaaaaaaaaaaaagaaaaagaaaaaagagaaacgaAAAGAAGACGAGAAGTCAACATTACATCTCCCATATCTTTCCAGACTTCTACCTAAATCCTAAACTGCAGCTCTTGTCTTCTTCCATAAGTTAAGGGCTGGTGATATCTAAACACAATAATTATACTGATTATGCAGTCATAAATGTTGTGTCTTCTCCCATCTGTCCTTGCTCTTAAAAGCTCTATCTGCATTAGTCTGTAGTGATCCAGGCCACAAACACACCATGCTCATTCTAATTTATGGGCATTTCTTTGCTTCCGTTGTTTTCCTTGTTGCAAtatcctccccttctccttctccaaaCTTCAAGACcccttaaatgtaagatctcctggccgggcacagtggctcacgcctgtaatcccagcactttgggaggctgaggtgggtggattacctgaggttgggagttcgagaccagcctggccaacatggggaaacccttctctactaaaaaatacaaaattagccaggcgtggtggcgcatgcctgtaatcccaactactcgggaggctgaggcaggagaattgcttgaacccaggaggcagaagttgcagtgagccgagatcgtgccattgcactccagcaatgTATAAAACCTCCTGTATGATATGTAGACCCGATCCCAGTGTACTTTATTAATACTTCCAATATTAATATACCAATTACAGCTAGTTGTTTAAGTGTTAAACTTTCCTAGTGTTTGACACACAAGCAGTCAATGAATATTTTTGAAGGGCTAAATATACTGATGATCATATTATAAtcacagctaacatttactgaaaactatttttttccttttattttttttaagagacagggtcttgctgtatcacgcaggctggagttcagtggtgtgatcctggctcactgcagccttgacctcctgggttcaaacaatctcccacctcagcctcctctaagtagcaaggactacagggtgtgtgcaccaccacactcagctatttttaagatttttttgtagagacgagttctatgttgctcaggctggtttcaaactcgtgggctcaagtgatcctcctgccttggcctcccaaagacctaggattacaggcatgagccacct
It includes:
- the NEDD8 gene encoding NEDD8, which gives rise to MLIKVKTLTGKEIEIDIEPTDKVERIKERVEEKEGIPPQQQRLIYSGKQMNDEKTAADYKILGGSVLHLVLALRGGGGLRQ